Within the Mucilaginibacter sp. CSA2-8R genome, the region ACAGCTCATTACCGACTGTATCCGCGAAACACGTCGGATTTCGCATGAGTTGATGCCAGCCGTGCTCGAAGATTTCGGATTGAAGGAAGCCATGCTGGATATTTGCCGGCAACTCAGCGGCGACACTAAATTTCAATGCCATTTTACCGGTCTTGAAGTTAAGCTGGACAAAGACTTGGAGGTGGCCATTTACCGCATTATACAGGAATTGATGATTAATGTGCTGAAACATGCCGGGGCCAGCATCGGCAAAGTAAATGTTGAAATTGCTCTTTACAGCATCAATATTGTTATTGAAGACAACGGCAAAGGGATGCAACCGGATATTAAATCTAATGGCATCGGCTTGTCTTCGGTTAATAGTAAAGTTAAACTATTAAAAGGCAGGATAGAGATCAACTCGTTACCGGGAGGTGGGACAAAGGTAAACATCCAGTTGCCCCATCGTTTAGGTTAATTTTAATAGTTGCGTTCAATTATTTGCATTAGTTTTCCCAATTGCCTCGCCATCTCCCCGTGTTTAACGGCGTTTATCTTAAAAACTGACTCGGGCAATGTCAGCTTCGTTACGGGTAAACACACAAATAAAAAAAGGCCCTTCCACATCAGCAAAAGAAGCCCTTGTCATTTATTTTTTCTGTTGGTTATGCTTCTAAGCCCTTCAGTATTTCTAAAAATGCATGGTAGATGCGGTGTAGTGTTGCAATGTCAGTGATGCCCTGATCAATGTTAAGTTCTAAAAACGTGCGCTCTTCGTCAGCGTCTTCGGGCGTGTGAGAATGTATTCCGAAATCAAAATCTTCCAGCTCAGTAAATACTGCCCGTAGTTCCGGATCGGCAAATAAGGCGGTTACTTTTTCGCGCGTATTGGTTTTAATCACCAGGCGATCGTCAAGTTCAGGATAACCCAACTTAACATCCTCCAAGCCAAAAAATTTACCAATGCTGTCTAAAAAGTCTTCATCATGCATGGCAAACCTAAAATTGTGGTTAACGTTAAGCAAGGCACTAAACTGTGTTAGTTCAGATCCACCTTCAAAACCTCCGCCCAAATCAATGTCAATGTATAATTCAATATTACGCCCGCCATAATTGATAATCGTATCGTACGTTAAAATATCTTCTTCTGTGGCTAATTCGGCGGAAATTTTATCCCAGACCTCCTGTTCGGTAGCACCCGTGATAATTTGTTGTTCGTCCATGATGTAAATAATAGATGAGTGTTAGACGTTAAACATTGCATCAGCATTTATGTTTACCGGCAGCTTTATATTTAGAAGTATTTCGCAAAAGCCGTTGCACAGCTTTCCGCAAATTGTATTTTAGTGCCAAACCCGTTTCATGTCTGCTATGCCTACGGTGGCTTCTAAAATAAATCAGCTTAAACCCGTTTTAGGTGGTTCAATCGGTAACTTAATTGAGTGGTACGATTGGTATGCCTATTCGGTGTTCTCATTATATTTTGCTAGTGTGTTTTTTCCAAAGCAAAGCGCAACGGCACAACTGCTTAATACTGCCGGTATATTTGCTATTGGCTTTTTAATGCGGCCCATTGGCGGTTGGCTAATGGGTAGTTATGCAGATCGCCGTGGTCGTAAAGCTGCCCTTACATTGTCGGTACTTTTAATGAGTGCCGGCTCGCTGATGATTACACTGGTGCCAGGTTATGCACAAATTGGTATTGCAGCGCCAGTCATCTTAGTGTTGGCCCGCATGCTGCAAGGTTTAAGCATAGGCGGCGAGTATGGTACGGCGGCTACTTATTTAAGCGAAATTGCGCCACCACACCGTCGTGGATTTTACTCCAGTTTTCAATACGTAAGTACGACCATGGGCCAATTAATTGCGTTGAGCTTGCTGATGATGATGGAACGCTGGCTGCTCACATCCGAGCAGCTGACTGCCTGGGGCTGGCGTATTCCGTTTGCTATAGGCGGCCTGCTGGCCCTATCGGCCATTTACCTGCGTCGCAATTTGCCGGAAACCGAATTCTATACCAAAGAATCTGTAAGCACTGATAGACGCGGGACGATGGCAGAGTTGCGGAAGTACCGCCGGGAGGTAGTAACGATTGTAGGATATACTGTAGGGCTAACTGTATCATACTACACCTTTTCGACCTACATTCAAAAATTTTTAGTGAACACTGCAGGTTTTAGCAAGCAGGATGCCACTCTGGTAACTACCATAGCCCTGTTTGCCTTTATGTTATTGCAGCCACTGGCCGGTTTGCTGGCTGATTATGCCGGGCGTAAACGCATAATTTTTATATATGGCACAATGGCATTGCTTACTACCTGGCCTATTATAAGTTTGTTGGGTAACACCCGCGAAGTTTGGCAGGCTGCCTTACTTGTTATACTGGCATTAGGCATTTTAAGTTTAAATACCTCCATTTCGGCCATTATTAAGGCCGAACTTTTTCCGGTTCATGTGCGCTCATTAGGTGTAAGTTTCCCGTATGCTTTAACTGTAGCTTTGTTTGGTGGTACGGCCGAGTACATTGCGCTGTTGTTTAAAAGTTACGGCCACGCCGAATGGTTTTACTGGTACTTAACGGCATGCGTTGCCTTATCGTTGATCGTAAGCATCCGCATGCGCGACCCTGAGCAATACTCGCAGATGGAGGATAAATAGTTTTTGGCCAAACAAAGCCACCGTTTGTTGTTTTTAATATCACAACATAACAACACTATTATGGCTACTGAAGATAATAACAACGTACCTATTAACGACGAAGAAGATCAAAAAGCGAGCAGCCGTGACCCTCAGGATACCAGCCTCGGCGACGCCGCGCTTAACGACACTGAAAAAAATGAACAAGATGGTGAGGTAGAAGCCTGGAACCGTGCTTACGATGCCTCTACGCCATCTTATGAACTTAATGTGGATGCAGGCATCGAAGGAAAAAAAGTGTCAGAAAAAGACGGTGAAGGAAATTTGGAAAAATAAGAGGTCGGTGTCAAGAGTACAGAACAGGGGTGTACGATAAGAATATTAAACTCCTCCAACAAAAAGCCGAAAGCCAGGAAATCTTCCTAACTTTCGGCTTTTTCTATTTTTACCAACCGGATTCTCGGTCTTATTGACTTGCCGACTCATCCTGGCTCTTGGCTCAATCCAATGCCTATACCTCTTTATCCAAAAATGGGTAGCGGTAGTCCTTCGGCGGATCGAAGGTTTCTTTAATGGTGCGCGGCGATACCCAGCGTAGCAAGTTAAGTGCAGAGCCAGCTTTATCGTTAGTACCCGAGCCGCGGGCGCCGCCAAATGGCTGCTGACCAACCACGGCACCAGTAGGTTTGTCGTTAATGTAAAAGTTACCAGCCGCATTGCGCAAACGCTGTGAAGCCTGGGCAACGGCATAACGGTCTTGCGAGATGATAGAACCGGTTAATGCGTAACCCGATGTTTTGTCGACGATGTTCATCACTTCCTCAAAATCAGCATCCTCATAAACGTAAATTGTTAATACAGGGCCAAACAACTCCTCGCACATCGTTACGTAGTAAGGGTCTTGCACCTGGATAACAGTAGGCTCAACAAAATAACCAACTGATTTATCATAAATGCCACCGGCAACAATTTCAACCTCTGGGTTACTTTTAGCTTCGTCGATGTATTTGGCCAGCTTATCAAATGAGGCTTCGGTAATCACGGCGTTTACAAAGTTTTCAAAATCTTCAACCGGGCCTACTTTAAGCGAGGCAATGTCTCGCTGCAGTTTTTCTTTAACGGCAGGCCACAAAGACTGCGGAATATAAGCACGCGAAGCGGCCGAACATTTTTGTCCTTGATATTCAAACGCTCCACGTATCAGCGCGGTGTTCACCACGTCGGCATCGGCGCTTGGATGGGCCAGCACAAAGTCCTTACCACCGGTTTCGCCCACAATGCGCGGGTAGCTGCGGTACAAGTTAATATTGTTACCAATAGTTTTCCATAAATGTTGGAATACATGAGTAGAACCTGTAAAGTGCAGACCTGCAAAATCAGGGTGACTAAAAATAATATCGCCCGCCACCGGACCATCCACACTTATCATGTTGATGACACCCGGAGGCACGCCAGCCTCGTTAAATACCTGCATAATCACGTTGGCAGCATACACCTGGGTAGGTGCAGGCTTCCAAACAACAACGTTACCCATCATGGCTGGTGCTGCGCACAGGTTACCGGCAATAGCAGTAAAGTTAAATGGCGTAATGGCAAACACAAAACCTTCTAACG harbors:
- a CDS encoding MFS transporter — translated: MSAMPTVASKINQLKPVLGGSIGNLIEWYDWYAYSVFSLYFASVFFPKQSATAQLLNTAGIFAIGFLMRPIGGWLMGSYADRRGRKAALTLSVLLMSAGSLMITLVPGYAQIGIAAPVILVLARMLQGLSIGGEYGTAATYLSEIAPPHRRGFYSSFQYVSTTMGQLIALSLLMMMERWLLTSEQLTAWGWRIPFAIGGLLALSAIYLRRNLPETEFYTKESVSTDRRGTMAELRKYRREVVTIVGYTVGLTVSYYTFSTYIQKFLVNTAGFSKQDATLVTTIALFAFMLLQPLAGLLADYAGRKRIIFIYGTMALLTTWPIISLLGNTREVWQAALLVILALGILSLNTSISAIIKAELFPVHVRSLGVSFPYALTVALFGGTAEYIALLFKSYGHAEWFYWYLTACVALSLIVSIRMRDPEQYSQMEDK
- the pruA gene encoding L-glutamate gamma-semialdehyde dehydrogenase; this encodes MLKGFFNVPVPVNEPVLNYGPRSLERAALKAALEQARAQQVDIPMYIGGEEVRTGKTLEVRPPHDHKHLLATYHEGDASHVHAAINAALAAKANWEDMPWEHRASIFLKAADLLAGPYRAKINAATMLGQSKNAYQAEIDAACEFIDFLRFNVQYMTEIYAQQPLSGKGVWNRLEQRPLEGFVFAITPFNFTAIAGNLCAAPAMMGNVVVWKPAPTQVYAANVIMQVFNEAGVPPGVINMISVDGPVAGDIIFSHPDFAGLHFTGSTHVFQHLWKTIGNNINLYRSYPRIVGETGGKDFVLAHPSADADVVNTALIRGAFEYQGQKCSAASRAYIPQSLWPAVKEKLQRDIASLKVGPVEDFENFVNAVITEASFDKLAKYIDEAKSNPEVEIVAGGIYDKSVGYFVEPTVIQVQDPYYVTMCEELFGPVLTIYVYEDADFEEVMNIVDKTSGYALTGSIISQDRYAVAQASQRLRNAAGNFYINDKPTGAVVGQQPFGGARGSGTNDKAGSALNLLRWVSPRTIKETFDPPKDYRYPFLDKEV